A genomic window from Megalobrama amblycephala isolate DHTTF-2021 linkage group LG2, ASM1881202v1, whole genome shotgun sequence includes:
- the kcnj1b gene encoding ATP-sensitive inward rectifier potassium channel 1b: MFQFIRKQIHNHLVKRKIMKTRLVTKDGHCNIKFGTTEYHSHFAFLKDFWTTFVEIRWCFVIVLFAAAFTGSWFVFGLLWYSLAKSNGDLDVLQTSSESHQVKCIENINSLTTAFLYSLETQTTIGYGGRALTGHCPGTVALLIIQSLMGTIINCFMCGLILAKISLPKRRAKTVTFSETAVICLWKGNLCLQIRVANLRKTLLIGSHVYGKLLQTTITSEGETIILDQVNIDFLVDAGKDNLFFVCPLTLYHVIDKSSPFSEMATNTLQQQDFELVVFLDGTAESTSLSCQVRTSYLPQEIKWGYNFLPVISRTKGGKYRVDLSNFSKTEPVVTPHCACCFHNEHNKEIILHRHGREGIDNLGFDVIDLQDSVDVTEKGD, translated from the coding sequence ATGTTCCAGTTCATCCGGAAACAAATTCATAATCACCTTGTGAAGCGAAAAATTATGAAAACACGTCTTGTTACAAAGGACGGTCACTGCAACATTAAATTTGGGACTACTGAATATCACAGCCATTTTGCTTTCCTTAAGGACTTCTGGACTACATTTGTTGAGATTCGCTGGtgttttgtaattgttttatttgctgCTGCCTTCACTGGAAGCTGGTTCGTTTTTGGTTTGCTCTGGTATTCGCTTGCAAAAAGTAACGGAGACTTAGATGTTCTCCAGACCTCTTCTGAATCCCATCAGGTGAAATGTATAGAGAACATTAACAGTCTTACAACCGCCTTCTTATACTCTTTAGAGACCCAGACCACTATTGGCTATGGCGGTCGGGCTCTCACGGGTCACTGCCCGGGCACGGTCGCCCTGTTGATCATCCAGTCCCTCATGGGCACCATCATAAACTGCTTTATGTGTGGACTCATTTTGGCAAAGATCTCTCTCCCGAAGAGAAGAGCAAAAACGGTAACCTTCAGCGAAACTGCGGTCATTTGTCTTTGGAAGGGGAATCTGTGCCTCCAGATACGAGTGGCCAACCTTCGAAAAACTCTTCTTATTGGCAGCCACGTTTATGGAAAGCTTCTGCAGACCACCATTACTTCAGAAGGGGAGACCATCATACTGGATCAGGTGAATATTGACTTTTTGGTGGATGCTGGAAAGGACAATCTGTTCTTTGTTTGTCCGCTTACCCTGTACCACGTGATCGACAAATCAAGCCCGTTTTCTGAGATGGCTACGAACACTCTTCAGCAGCAGGACTTTGAGTTAGTGGTCTTCCTAGATGGTACGGCCGAATCCACCAGCTTGTCCTGTCAAGTCCGAACTTCGTACCTTCCACAGGAGATCAAGTGGGGTTACAACTTCCTGCCCGTCATCTCTCGCACCAAGGGTGGGAAATACCGCGTCGACCTGTCCAATTTTTCCAAAACGGAACCAGTGGTGACTCCGCACTGCGCTTGCTGTTTTCACAACGAACATAACAAGGAGATTATTCTCCACCGACACGGACGTGAAGGCATCGATAACCTGGGATTTGATGTTATTGACCTTCAAGACTCTGTTGATGTAACTGAGAAGGGTGATTAA
- the smtlb gene encoding somatolactin beta — MLVSFGGVNLHVPSGTMCAPKTVSMSKSEIQQISDKWILHSVLILIQFWTNPLAGLQASLENYENVSSALLDRSRWMSSKLMSLEQGVVVLIRQILGDGGLLLEVPEETSDHIVSSDILETLRRDYSVLYCFRKDAHKIETFLKLLKCRQIDKENCSFF, encoded by the exons ATGCTCGTTTCATTCGGAGGTGTGAATCTGCATGTTCCCAGCGGGACCATGTGTGCTCCAAAAACAGTGTCTATGTCTAAAAGTGAAATCCAACAGATTTCT GACAAATGGATCCTTCACTCAGTCCTGATTCTGATCCAGTTCTGGACTAATCCACTGGCAGGTCTGCAGGCGTCTCTTGAGAATTATGAGAACGTCTCAAGTGCCCTGCTGGACAGGAGCAGATGGATGTCTAGCAAACTAATGAGCCTGGAGCAGGGGGTAGTGGTTCTCATCAGACAG ATCCTGGGTGACGGTGGTTTGCTGTTGGAGGTTCCTGAAGAGACATCCGATCACATCGTCTCTTCCGATATTCTTGAGACTTTGAGAAGAGACTACAGTGTGCTCTACTGCTTCAGGAAAGATGCACACAAGATAGAGACTTTCCTCAAACTCCTGAAGTGCCGCCAGATTGATAAAGAGAATTGTTCCTTTttctaa